A region of Diospyros lotus cultivar Yz01 chromosome 3, ASM1463336v1, whole genome shotgun sequence DNA encodes the following proteins:
- the LOC127796580 gene encoding uncharacterized protein LOC127796580, protein MTRYHSDIGYFLMTNLPGSISRLNLSLRLPKVLFRSNTGSRNLHCTRRASGIHSHRSLRTLAGGPVSIFDSQKSFISGLNNGGRSSASRVLATMSNERAQTQGLVHFKLSPTCDLKIQKGDITKWFVDGSSDAIVNPANQLMLGGGGADGAIHAAAGPELRAACYEVPEVQPGVRCPTGEARITPGFRLPASHVIHTVGPIYDADSNPEASLTNAYRNSLRVAIENNIQYVAFPAISCGVFRYPIDEAASVALSTVRLFANGLKEVHFVLFSDDIYNAWLNKANELLQDQ, encoded by the exons ATGACTCGGTATCACAGTGACATTGGTTATTTTCTCATGACGAACCTTCCAGGCTCGATTTCGAGGCTTAATCTTAGCCTTCGATTGCCCAAGGTTCTCTTTCGCTCAAACACTGGGAGTAGGAATCTCCACTGCACACGGCGAGCTTCTGGGATCCACAGCCACCGTAGTCTTCGAACCCTCGCGGGGGGACCTGTTTCGATCTTCGATTCTCAAAAGAGTTTTATCTCCGGCTTAAATAACGGTGGAAGATCGAGCGCTTCTAGGGTTCTGGCGACGATGTCGAATGAAAGAGCACAAACTCAGGGACTTGTTCACTTCAAGCTGTCTCCAACTTGCGATCTCAAAATCCAGAAGGGAGATATTACCAAGTGGTTCGTCGATGGCTCTTCTGATGCTATT GTTAATCCTGCAAACCAACTGATGCTTGGAGGTGGTGGAGCTGATGGAG CCATTCATGCTGCTGCTGGTCCCGAACTTCGAGCAGCATGCTATGAAGTACCAGAAGTCCAACCTGGAGTTCGCTGCCCGACTGGAGAAGCAAGGATTACACC AGGCTTTAGATTACCCGCATCTCATGTAATTCACACTGTTGGGCCAATATATGATGCTGATAGTAATCCTGAAGCTTCTTTAACAAACGCGTACAG AAATAGTTTGCGTGTTGCCATAGAGAACAACATTCAATATGTTGCATTTCCTGCCATATCATGCGGTGTATTTCG GTATCCTATTGATGAAGCTGCCTCTGTAGCTCTATCTACAGTTAGACTGTTTGCAAATGGCTTGAAGGAG GTGCATTTTGTTCTGTTCTCTGATGATATATACAATGCTTGGTTGAACAAGGCAAATGAATTGCTCCAAGATCAGTGA